The following coding sequences are from one Arachis hypogaea cultivar Tifrunner chromosome 7, arahy.Tifrunner.gnm2.J5K5, whole genome shotgun sequence window:
- the LOC112702151 gene encoding CBL-interacting serine/threonine-protein kinase 3: MSQPKIKRRIGKYEVGRTIGEGTFAKVKFARNSETGDPVALKILDKEKVLKHKMAEQIRREIATMKLIQHPNVVRLYEVMGSKTKIYIVLEFVTGGELFDKIVNHGRMSENEARRYFQQLINAVDYCHSRGVFHRDLKPENLLLDTLGNLKVSDFGLSALSQQVRDDGLLHTTCGTPNYVAPEVLEDRGYDGATADLWSCGVILFVLVAGYLPFDDPNLMNLYKKISAAEFTCPPWLSFSARKLITRILDPNPETRITVAEILEDEWFKKDYKPPVFEEKGETNLDDVEAVFKDCEEHHVTEKKEEQPTPMNAFELISMSKGLNLENLFDIEQGFKRETRFTSKSPADEIINKIEEAAKPLGFDVQKKNYKMRLENVKAGRKGNLNVATEIFQVAPSLHMVEVRKAKGDTLEFHKFYKNLSTCLDDVVWKTEEDMQKKEAK, from the exons ATGAGTCAGCCTAAGATTAAGCGTCGTATCGGTAAATATGAGGTTGGGAGGACCATTGGAGAGGGAACATTTGCAAAGGTGAAATTTGCAAGGAACTCGGAGACTGGTGATCCTGTGGCTCTCAAGATTCTTGACAAGGAAAAAGTTCTCAAGCACAAGATGGCTGAACAG ATCAGGCGCGAGATAGCTACAATGAAGTTAATCCAGCATCCCAATGTTGTTCGACTATACGAG GTCATGGgaagtaaaacaaaaatatatattgtttTGGAGTTTGTGACCGGGGGAGAGCTCTTTGACAAAATT GTAAACCATGGACGAATGAGTGAAAACGAAGCACGAAGATATTTCCAGCAGCTTATAAATGCTGTTGATTATTGCCATAGCAGGGGTGTCTTCCACAGAGATCTGAAG CCTGAAAATCTGCTATTGGATACTCTTGGAAACCTTAAAGTTTCTGATTTTGGGTTGAGTGCACTCTCCCAACAAGTCAGG GATGATGGACTTCTTCACACTACATGCGGAACACCAAACTATGTTGCTCCAGAG GTCCTTGAAGATAGAGGCTATGATGGGGCAACTGCGGACTTGTGGTCGTGTGGTGTGATTCTCTTTGTGCTGGTTGCAGGTTACTTGCCTTTTGATGACCCAAATCTAATGAACCTGTATAAAAAA ATTTCGGCAGCTGAGTTTACTTGCCCGCCATGGCTTTCTTTCAGTGCAAGAAAATTGATCACTCGAATCTTGGATCCTAATCCTGAGACT CGTATCACTGTTGCTGAGATTTTGGAGGATGAATGGTTTAAGAAAGATTATAAGCCTCCAGTTTTCGAGGAGAAAGGGGAAACCAACCTCGATGATGTCGAAGCTGTCTTCAAAGATTGTGAA GAACACCATGTAactgagaagaaggaagaacaacCAACACCCATGAATGCATTTGAGTTAATCTCCATGTCCAAAGGGTTGAACCTAGAAAACTTGTTTGATATAGAGCAG GGATTTAAAAGAGAAACAAGATTCACATCAAAATCACCAGCTGATGAGATAATAAACAAGATTGAAGAAGCTGCAAAACCTCTTGGCTTTGATGTGCAAAAGAAAAATTACAAG ATGAGGCTTGAAAATGTTAAAGCTGGAAGGAAGGGAAACCTTAATGTTGCCACAGAG ATATTCCAAGTGGCACCTTCTCTTCACATGGTTGAGGTACGGAAAGCAAAGGGTGATACATTGGAGTTTCATAAG TTCTATAAAAACCTGTCAACATGCTTGGACGACGTGGTTTGGAAAACAGAAGAGGATATGCAAAAGAAAGAAGCCAAGTGA
- the LOC112702152 gene encoding protein TRIGALACTOSYLDIACYLGLYCEROL 2, chloroplastic translates to MKMVVVNPTLVRVSSSFQASSLIPHHGTSLNCVPILPFRHRKQIINKIRVTASSGGGGGDAQQSSSSSSTSESKNPLSVVLDIPRTVWRQTLRPLGDFGFGHRSIWEGGVGLFLISGTVLFVLSLAWLRSFQIRSKFRKYTAVFEFAQACGICTGTPVRIRGVTVGSVIRVNPSLKSIEAVVEVEDDKTIIPRNSLVEVNQSGLLMETIIDITPKDPIPTPSVGPLDQSCSKEGLIVCDREKIKGHQGVSLDALVGIFTRLGRDVEEIGIAKSYSLAERALSIIEEARPLLIQMQAMAEDVQPLLAEVRGNGLLKEVEGLTRSLTQATDDLRRVHSSIMTPENTELIQKSIYTLIFTLKNIENISSDILGFTGDESTRKNLKLLIKNLSRLL, encoded by the exons ATGAAGATGGTGGTTGTGAACCCCACACTTGTTCGTGTTTCATCATCATTTCAAGCTTCTTCGCTGATTCCACACCACGGAACTTCCTTGAATTGCGTTCCAATTCTCCCATTTCGACATCGCAAACAGATAATAAACAAGATAAGGGTTACTGCATcttctggtggtggtggtggtgatgcgcaacaatcatcatcatcttcttctacttcggAATCGAAGAACCCGCTTTCGGTCGTTCTGGACATTCCTCGAACAGTTTGGAGGCAAACTCTGCGTCCGTTAGGTGATTTCGGGTTTGGTCATAGGAGCATTTGGGAGGGTGGTGTTGGACTGTTCTTGATCTCAGGTACTGTGCTTTTTGTGCTGAGCTTGGCTTGGTTGAGGAGCTTCCAGATAAGATCTAAGTTCAGAAAGTACACTGCGGTTTTCGAGTTTGCGCAGGCTTGTGGTATATGCACTGGAACACCTGTGAGAATCAGAGGAGTCACAGTTGGCAGTGTCATTCGTGTGAATCCTTCCTTGAAAAGCATTGAGGCAGTTGTTGAG GTTGAAGATGATAAAACAATTATACCACGCAATTCATTGGTTGAGGTTAACCAATCGGGTCTACTTATGGAAACTATAATTGATATCACTCCCAAGGATCCAATTCCAACACCTTCTGTTGGACCTCTTGATCAATCATGTTCTAAAGAAGGTCTTATTGTGTGTGATCGAGAAAAGATCAAGGGTCATCAAGGAGTAAGCTTGGATGCATTGGTTGGGATCTTTACTCGCCTTGGGAGAGATGTAGAGGAAATTGGTATCGCAAAAAGCTATTCATTGGCTGAACGGGCTCTTTCCATCATTGAAGAAGCAAGACCACTTCTTATACAG ATGCAAGCCATGGCTGAAGATGTTCAACCTTTGTTGGCCGAAGTTCGTGGTAATGGTCTGTTGAAGGAAGTTGAGGGTTTAACCCGAAGCCTTACCCAAGCTACTGATGATTTGAG ACGGGTCCATTCATCAATTATGACCCCTGAGAACACCGAACTTATCCAAAAGTCCATATACACCCTTATTTTTACCCTGAAGAACATTGAG AATATTAGCTCTGATATTCTGGGTTTCACTGGTGATGAGAGCACAAGAAAGAATTTGAAACTACTTATCAAGAACCTCAGCAGGCTATTGTGA